One segment of Castanea sativa cultivar Marrone di Chiusa Pesio chromosome 3, ASM4071231v1 DNA contains the following:
- the LOC142628539 gene encoding uncharacterized protein LOC142628539, which translates to MKKYLSRVKRLARKFSTISFVQLPREENMEANALAKAASAGVTDEYDNVQYMPSIDIPDIQQIGAGENWTSRIVVYLKDGRLPEDKDEARKLRVRAAKYVFINEVLYKRGFSQPYLRCLAPNESNYVLREVHEGACGNHSGARSLVHKIIRAGYYWPTMQVPSIWEPDK; encoded by the exons atgaagaaatacctcagtaGAGTGAAACGACTTGCACGAAAGTTCTCAACgataagttttgttcaactccccagggaggaaaatatggaagccaACGCCTTAGCAAAAGCAGCTTCAGCAGGAGTTACAGACGAGTATGACAACGTCCAgtatatgccaagcatagacattcctgacatacagcagataggagcaGGAGAGAATTGGACAAGTCGAATAGTAGtttatcttaaagatggaaggcttccagaggACAAAGATGAAGCTAGGaagttaagggtcagggcaGCAAAGTACGTCTTCATAAATGAAGTgctgtacaagcgaggtttttctcAGCCTTATTTAAGGTGCTTGGCCCCTAATGAGTCAAattatgttttgagggaagtccatgaaggagcatgtggaaaccATTCAGGGGCGAGATCGTTAGTCCATAAGATCATCCGTGCCGGCTattattggcctacaatgcag gtcccttCCATATGGGAACCAGATAAATGA
- the LOC142630050 gene encoding uncharacterized protein LOC142630050, producing MTSLSNKPLFNQFISSLVFFLLVVVILDFVCSSTASVSFVTSPFIYTNNKVKVAEERKEAKALLKWKTNLHSKSQTFLSSWAGSNPCNWVGINCDNKSGSVTHLNLSSHGLKGTLHDLSFQSFPNLLSVDLSYNSLFGTIPSNIVHLSKLSVLNLSYNQFTGRIPSEIGRLTSLHVFYLAANQMSGLIPKELGGLASLTDLKLSTNNLTGFIPASLGNLSNLTTLNLHTNQLSDSIPQELGMLSSLTDLVLSTNNLTGTIPASLGNLSNLTTLYLHTNQLSGSIPQELGMLSSLTVLELSKNNLTGTIPASLGNISNLTTLYLHTNQLSGSIPQELGMLSSLTNLGLSTNNLTGTIPASLGNLSNLTTLYLYENQLFGSIPQELGMLSSLTDLHLSANNLTGFIPASFRNLTKLIHLTLFTNMLSGSLLFQMNNFTHLKIFSLSYNQFTGQLPENVCLGGLLEQFTANDNHFIGSIPKSLRNCTSLFRVRLERNQLTGNIGDNFGVYPHLDYMELSYNKFYGELSTNWGQCQNLTSLKISNNDISGRISPRLGDASKLHWLDLSSNKLYGEIPKELGKLTFLLVLNLANNKIFGHIPYNFGMLSNLVHLSLAKNSLSGLIPKLGNCTNLLVLNLSNNQLSKYIPLQIGNLQYLQNLDLSKNFLTGEIPQQLGYLKMLEFLNFSHNALYGNIPSNFDQLLSLTSIDLSYNQLEGPIPNFSAFRVAPIKVFRNNKGLCGNATGLKACPSTISHNPLVKKWNKVMTLIFILLGIVLLIFIIVGITFHIHSRETKTEIKPKEAKHQNMFAVWSYDGKMVYENIIEATEDFEEKHCIGVGRYGIVYKAELSTGQVVAVKKFHPLSEDSVVNLKAFTNEIRSLIEIRHRNIVKLHGFCSHPRHLLLVYQFLEGGSLEKILNNDELALELDWVKRVNVVKGVASALSYMHNDCSHPIIHRDISSKNVLLDSEYEAHVCDFGTTRIMSSDTSYWTSFVGTFGYTAPEHAYTMEVSEKCDVYSFGVVTLEVIMGRHPGDLISSFLSTSFASSSYDVLLEDVLDQRLALPTGQVAEKVVLVAKIALACLHTNPYSRPTMQQVYQKLSTWKSPFTKPLGMITLRELVGLENLI from the exons ATGACATCACTTTCAAACAAACCTCTCTTCAACCAGTTCATTTCATCTCTAGTCTTCTTCCTCCTTGTTGTCGTCATCCTTGATTTTGTTTGTTCATCCACTGCTTCTGTTTCCTTTGTAACTTCTCCTTTCATTTACACTAACAATAAGGTTAAGGTAGcagaagaaagaaaggaagcAAAGGCTCTTCTAAAATGGAAAACCAACCTTCATAGTAAAAGCCAGACTTTCTTGTCCTCTTGGGCTGGAAGCAATCCTTGCAATTGGGTCGGAATAAATTGCGACAACAAGTCTGGAAGCGTCACCCATCTAAACCTTTCAAGTCACGGTTTGAAAGGTACACTTCACGATCTAAGCTTTCAATCCTTCCCCAATCTACTCAGTGTTGACCTTTCTTACAACTCACTATTTGGAACCATCCCCTCAAATATTGTTCACCTCTCTAAACTCTCGGTTCTAAACCTTTCTTATAATCAATTCACTGGGAGAATTCCTTCCGAAATAGGCCGATTGACAAGTCTTCACGTCTTTTACCTTGCTGCAAATCAAATGAGTGGCCTTATCCCTAAAGAATTAGGAGGGTTAGCTTCTTTGACTGACCTTAAGTTATCAACAAACAATCTCACGGGATTCATCCCTGCTTCTCTTGGAAACTTAAGCAACCTAACCACTTTAAATCTTCATACAAACCAACTTTCTGATTCCATCCCTCAAGAATTAGGAATGCTAAGTTCTTTGACTGACCTTGTGTTATCAACAAACAATCTCACAGGTACCATCCCTGCTTCTCTTGGAAACTTAAGCAACCTAACCACTCTATATCTTCATACAAACCAACTTTCTGGTTCCATCCCTCAAGAATTAGGAATGCTAAGTTCTCTAACAGTCCTTGAGTTATCAAAAAACAATCTCACAGGTACCATCCCTGCTTCTCTTGGAAACATAAGCAACCTAACCACTCTATATCTTCATACAAACCAACTTTCTGGTTCCATCCCTCAAGAATTAGGAATGCTAAGTTCTCTGACTAACCTTGGGTTATCAACAAACAATCTCACAGGTACAATCCCTGCTTCTCTTGGAAACTTAAGCAACCTAACCACTCTATATCTTTATGAGAACCAACTTTTTGGTTCCATCCCTCAAGAATTAGGAATGCTAAGTTCTTTGACTGACCTTCACTTATCAGCAAACAATCTCACAGGTTTCATCCCTGCTTCTTTTAGAAACTTAACCAAACTCATACATTTGACATTGTTCACAAATATGCTAAGTGGTTCTcttttatttcaaatgaacAATTTCActcacttaaaaatattttctttatcataCAACCAATTCACCGGTCAATTGCCTGAAAATGTGTGCCTTGGTGGATTGCTTGAGCAATTCACCGCAAACGATAATCATTTTATTGGTTCAATACCAAAATCGTTGAGAAATTGCACCAGCCTTTTTAGAGTCCGGCTTGAAAGGAATCAACTTACTGGAAATATAGGAGACAATTTTGGAGTATACCCACACTTAGACTACATGGAGTTgagttataataaattttatggtGAACTTTCAACTAATTGGGGGCAATGTCAAAACTTGACAAGCTTGAAAATCTCTAACAATGATATTTCAGGTAGAATATCTCCAAGGCTTGGAGATGCAAGTAAATTACATTGGCTTGACCTCTCCTCAAATAAGCTATATGGGGAGATTCCAAAGGAATTAGGTAAGCTAACATTTTTGTTAGTGCTTAATCTAGccaataacaaaatttttggaCACATTCCTTACAATTTTGGGATGCTATCAAATCTAGTGCATCTTAGCCTTGCCAAAAATAGTCTAAGTGGCCTGATTCCTAAACTAGGGAATTGTACAAACCTATTGGTCTTGAATTTAAGCAACAATCAGTTAAGCAAATACATCCCACTTCAAATTGGAAATTTGCAATATCTCCAAAATCTTGATCTTAGCAAAAATTTTCTAACGGGAGAGATACCACAACAACTTGGATATTTGAAAATGTTAGAATTCTTGAATTTTTCCCACAATGCACTCTATGGCAATATTCCATCCAATTTTGATCAATTGTTAAGCTTGACCTCCATTGATTTGTCATACAATCAATTGGAGGGTCCTATTCCAAATTTTAGTGCATTTCGTGTGGCACCTATTAAAGTATTTAGAAATAATAAGGGTTTGTGTGGCAACGCCACTGGATTGAAAGCTTGCCCTTCTACAATTAGCCACAATCCTCTTGTTAAAAAGTGGAATAAAGTTATGACACtgattttcatccttttgggCATTGTCTTACTTATATTTATCATTGTTGGAATTACATTTCATATTCACTCAAGAGAGACAAAGACAGAAATTAAaccaaaagaagcaaaacatCAAAATATGTTTGCTGTATGGAGCTATGATGGGAAAATGGTTTATGAAAACATTATTGAAGCAACGGAggattttgaagaaaaacattGTATTGGAGTAGGCAGGTATGGAATTGTTTATAAAGCTGAATTATCTACAGGTCAAGTTGTTGCTGTAAAGAAATTTCACCCACTTTCAGAAGATAGTGTGGTCAATCTAAAAGCTTTCACCAATGAGATACGTAGTCTAATTGAAATACGACACCGCAACATTGTAAAACTTCATGGTTTTTGCTCACATCCACGACACTTGCTTTTAGTTTATCAATTCTTGGAAGGTGGGAGCTTGGAAAAGATACTAAACAATGATGAATTAGCACTAGAGCTTGATTGGGTTAAGAGGGTAAATGTTGTCAAAGGTGTGGCAAGTGCTCTATCTTATATGCATAATGACTGCTCACATCCAATAATTCATCGTGACATATCAAGCAAGAATGTTCTATTAGATTCGGAGTATGAAGCTCATGTGTGTGACTTTGGCACAACTAGGATTATGAGTTCTGACACATCTTATTGGACTTCATTCGTTGGTACCTTTGGATATACTGCTCCAG AACATGCTTACACAATGGAAGTAAGTGAAAAGTGTGACGTTTATAGCTTTGGAGTAGTCACATTAGAAGTAATTATGGGAAGGCATCCGGGTGATTTGATCTCATCATTTCTATCAACCTCATTTGCATCATCTTCCTATGATGTGCTATTAGAAGATGTATTGGATCAACGGCTTGCGTTGCCTACAGGGCAAGTTGCGGAGAAGGTGGTTTTAGTGGCAAAGATAGCATTGGCATGCTTGCACACCAATCCATATTCTCGTCCGACCATGCAACAAGTTTATCAGAAGCTATCAACTTGGAAATCCCCGTTCACAAAGCCTTTGGGCATGATCACATTAAGAGAGCTTGTTGGTCTCGAAAATCTGATTTAA